The Prosthecobacter vanneervenii genome has a segment encoding these proteins:
- a CDS encoding amidohydrolase family protein, which produces MIIDCHNHVGSDLLFYLHGDFPYAQHLVTMHDEGRALGVDRWIVFPFVSHLALDVTAFMDNEIKDEKGRLQDIPYAFENRRLMKECYELFPEEGKRMLPFVMGDPMRNTAAQEKELRKLRGEYRFHGIKMQTTILQADIKHLRDRGKVFVELAAEWDVPFLIHSSVAESDLWAQAHDILDIAEENPGVRFCLAHSCRFDKECLDRVQALPNTWFDNSAHCIHCVGAVQDLPYVAPKARRFDSDYSDPARVIMDLAAAYPKKFMWGSDSPFYSYAAEINGQVVRLISTYKDEVDALTAGGTEMVERIAHTNIRDYLGGTILS; this is translated from the coding sequence ATGATCATCGACTGCCACAACCACGTCGGCTCCGACCTGCTCTTTTATCTGCACGGCGACTTTCCCTATGCCCAGCATCTTGTGACGATGCATGATGAAGGCCGCGCATTAGGGGTAGACCGCTGGATCGTCTTCCCCTTTGTCAGCCATCTCGCGCTGGATGTCACCGCCTTCATGGACAACGAGATCAAGGACGAAAAGGGCCGCCTGCAGGACATCCCCTACGCCTTTGAAAACCGACGGCTCATGAAGGAGTGCTACGAGCTCTTTCCCGAGGAGGGAAAACGCATGCTGCCCTTTGTGATGGGCGACCCCATGCGCAACACGGCGGCGCAGGAGAAGGAACTGCGAAAGCTGCGTGGCGAGTACCGCTTCCACGGCATCAAGATGCAGACCACCATCCTGCAGGCGGACATCAAGCACCTGCGTGATCGGGGCAAAGTCTTTGTGGAGCTGGCCGCCGAATGGGATGTGCCCTTCCTCATCCATTCCAGCGTGGCGGAGAGCGATCTCTGGGCCCAGGCGCATGACATTCTAGACATCGCCGAGGAGAACCCTGGCGTTCGCTTTTGCCTGGCGCACTCCTGCCGTTTTGACAAGGAGTGTCTGGACCGCGTGCAGGCACTGCCCAACACGTGGTTCGACAACTCCGCCCACTGCATCCACTGCGTGGGCGCGGTACAGGATCTGCCCTACGTGGCTCCCAAAGCACGGCGCTTTGACTCCGACTACTCCGACCCTGCACGGGTCATCATGGACCTCGCCGCCGCCTACCCGAAAAAGTTCATGTGGGGCAGCGACTCGCCGTTTTACAGCTACGCCGCTGAGATCAATGGCCAGGTGGTGCGACTGATCAGCACCTACAAGGATGAAGTGGACGCCCTGACCGCTGGCGGCACTGAAATGGTCGAGCGTATCGCCCACACAAACATCCGCGACTATCTTGGGGGCACGATTTTGTCCTGA
- a CDS encoding SDR family NAD(P)-dependent oxidoreductase, which yields MKAFSLEGRAALVTGSSQGIGLALASGLHEAGARVVCHGLNERPADFPAWASYVSSDLSAEDAPARLVQSAFEAEPGLDTLLCNAGSFFDVGFLEMTRERWNKTVQLNMASVFFTAQAFARRLVAENRGGCIVITSSTNGFQAEADSCAYDASKGALVMLTKSLAVSLADHGIRVNGVAPGLIKTPLTAGLVHASDTAMVEHYEKKILLKRLGTPDDVAGAAVFLCSDAACYITGETIIIDGGLTTCQIGRK from the coding sequence ATGAAAGCATTCTCTCTTGAAGGTCGGGCGGCACTAGTCACAGGATCATCCCAGGGCATCGGGCTGGCGCTGGCCAGCGGTCTGCATGAGGCGGGCGCGCGGGTGGTTTGCCACGGGCTGAATGAGCGCCCCGCAGACTTTCCCGCCTGGGCCTCCTATGTTTCCAGCGATCTCTCGGCGGAGGACGCCCCGGCAAGGCTGGTCCAGAGCGCCTTTGAGGCGGAGCCAGGACTGGACACTCTGCTGTGCAATGCGGGCAGCTTCTTTGATGTGGGCTTTCTGGAGATGACCCGCGAGCGCTGGAACAAAACCGTGCAGCTCAACATGGCCTCCGTGTTTTTCACCGCGCAGGCCTTTGCCCGCCGTCTGGTGGCGGAAAATCGCGGTGGCTGCATCGTCATCACCTCCTCCACCAATGGATTCCAGGCCGAGGCAGATTCCTGTGCATATGATGCCAGTAAGGGCGCACTGGTGATGCTCACGAAGTCTCTCGCTGTGTCTCTGGCAGATCATGGCATCCGCGTGAATGGCGTGGCACCGGGGCTGATCAAGACCCCTCTCACCGCAGGTCTGGTGCATGCCAGTGACACCGCCATGGTGGAGCACTACGAAAAGAAAATCCTGCTCAAGCGCCTGGGCACTCCTGATGATGTGGCCGGGGCGGCGGTCTTTCTCTGCTCGGATGCCGCGTGCTACATCACGGGGGAGACGATCATCATTGATGGCGGACTGACGACGTGTCAGATCGGCCGGAAGTGA
- a CDS encoding sodium:solute symporter family transporter: protein MTHFSWLDYTIFGGYLAASVGVGLFSARGSKSLGDYFLAGRGMNSILVAMSILAALFSGISYLAGPADVYKNGFGFAYVILAFFIATPFTAMYMLPKFYQSRFFTAYQFLEERFSLSVRLLASGLFIFRVALWLAAATYAPALALEKVTGMPLWLTILASGVLTTLYTALGGMRAVIWTDVMQLIVLFGGQLVIVLVAVGKIPGGLGGVWDTAVADHRLDLSLSFSISERVNLWAVLLAGAFLHLVQMATDQVSVQRYLTAGSLREAQRSLWIKLWLILPVLILFYGTGLVLYAFYKTHGDPMTAGLIAKEDQILPYFVVTQLPAGLPGLLIAAIYAASMSTISAGLNSLASATFVDFKQRLSTQAEGTQAQQVGRARMITVIYGFIVIGLAFAVSLMPGNLVESVNTVIGLIGGPLLGLFFLGMFTQRATTRGALLGCLAGFISLLSLYLYQNGVLTAVKPPLLVSFIWFSLLGTLITMGVGLLTSGRSDTSSVRHQ from the coding sequence ATGACTCACTTTTCCTGGCTCGACTACACCATCTTCGGCGGCTACCTCGCGGCATCTGTGGGCGTGGGCCTGTTCTCGGCACGCGGGTCAAAATCCCTCGGCGACTACTTCCTGGCGGGACGTGGCATGAACAGCATCCTGGTGGCCATGTCCATCCTGGCGGCGCTTTTCTCCGGCATCAGCTATCTCGCGGGTCCGGCGGATGTGTACAAAAACGGCTTCGGCTTTGCCTACGTGATTCTGGCTTTTTTCATCGCCACACCGTTCACGGCGATGTACATGCTGCCAAAGTTTTACCAGTCGCGCTTCTTCACGGCCTATCAGTTTTTGGAGGAGCGCTTCTCCCTCTCCGTGCGGCTGCTGGCATCCGGTCTCTTCATCTTCCGTGTGGCGCTGTGGCTGGCTGCGGCCACATATGCACCTGCGCTGGCGCTGGAAAAAGTGACCGGCATGCCGCTGTGGCTCACCATCCTGGCTTCTGGCGTGCTGACCACGCTTTACACGGCGCTGGGCGGCATGCGTGCCGTCATCTGGACGGATGTGATGCAGCTCATCGTGCTCTTTGGCGGGCAGCTCGTGATCGTGCTGGTGGCCGTGGGCAAGATCCCCGGCGGGCTGGGCGGTGTATGGGACACCGCCGTGGCGGACCACCGGCTGGACCTCAGCCTCTCCTTCAGCATCTCCGAGCGCGTGAATCTCTGGGCTGTGCTGCTGGCGGGGGCCTTTCTGCATCTGGTGCAGATGGCCACAGACCAGGTGTCTGTGCAGCGCTACCTCACCGCGGGCAGCTTGAGGGAGGCGCAACGCTCCCTATGGATCAAACTCTGGCTCATCCTGCCCGTGCTCATCCTCTTCTATGGCACCGGGCTGGTGCTGTATGCCTTTTACAAGACTCATGGCGACCCCATGACCGCAGGGCTCATCGCCAAAGAAGACCAGATCCTGCCCTACTTTGTGGTGACGCAGCTTCCGGCAGGACTGCCGGGACTGCTCATCGCGGCCATCTACGCGGCCAGCATGTCCACCATCTCAGCAGGGCTCAATTCCCTGGCATCGGCCACGTTTGTGGACTTCAAGCAACGACTCTCCACACAGGCCGAAGGCACGCAGGCGCAGCAGGTGGGGCGCGCGCGAATGATCACGGTAATCTACGGCTTCATCGTCATCGGGCTGGCCTTTGCGGTGTCTCTCATGCCGGGAAATCTGGTCGAGTCGGTAAACACGGTCATCGGTCTCATCGGTGGGCCGCTGCTGGGGCTGTTCTTTCTGGGCATGTTCACGCAGCGGGCCACCACACGCGGTGCGCTGCTGGGCTGCCTGGCGGGCTTCATCTCCCTGCTTTCGCTCTATCTGTATCAAAATGGAGTGCTCACTGCTGTGAAGCCGCCGCTGCTGGTGTCCTTCATCTGGTTCAGCCTGCTGGGCACGCTGATCACCATGGGGGTGGGGCTGCTCACTTCCGGCCGATCTGACACGTCGTCAGTCCGCCATCAATGA
- a CDS encoding Kelch repeat-containing protein, protein MPEPNGGFVCGVHQGKIIIAGGTNWQGGKKNWLKAVHAYDPKERKWSQLPEMSHAIAYGTALQTADSLAWLGGSDGALSLKWLEVPEGTKSRVQIPTLPDAVVLAAGGVIGGLYLMAGGTPDAANIAGVSSKVHAVASADGRWQVTPKADYPGKPFAVAASAVAGAELFIFGGMNYDAASSAPVNSREAYAFSPAANTWRKLQPLPLATRGMTAVALDDQHLYLAGGYTDDFTADALIYDVKSDTYARTKALPYASMVALVKLGDYVYCLGGEDKKQSRTDKCHRIPVEALRQP, encoded by the coding sequence TTGCCTGAACCCAACGGTGGCTTTGTCTGTGGAGTGCATCAGGGAAAAATCATCATCGCAGGCGGCACAAATTGGCAGGGTGGGAAGAAAAACTGGCTCAAGGCGGTGCATGCCTATGACCCCAAGGAACGAAAGTGGTCGCAGCTGCCAGAAATGAGCCACGCAATTGCGTACGGAACCGCATTGCAAACCGCCGACTCATTGGCCTGGCTGGGCGGCAGCGATGGTGCCCTGTCGCTGAAATGGTTGGAGGTGCCGGAAGGCACCAAGTCTCGTGTGCAGATTCCCACACTGCCAGATGCTGTTGTTCTGGCTGCAGGCGGCGTAATAGGAGGGCTCTATCTCATGGCTGGCGGCACACCAGATGCCGCTAACATTGCAGGTGTCAGCAGCAAGGTCCACGCTGTGGCTTCTGCGGATGGGCGTTGGCAGGTCACGCCCAAAGCCGACTACCCAGGCAAACCTTTCGCCGTCGCCGCCTCGGCGGTGGCAGGTGCTGAGCTTTTTATCTTTGGCGGCATGAACTACGACGCGGCATCCAGCGCGCCAGTCAATTCACGGGAGGCCTATGCGTTTTCGCCTGCTGCGAACACGTGGCGAAAACTGCAGCCTCTGCCCCTGGCCACTCGCGGCATGACTGCCGTCGCGCTTGATGATCAGCATCTATACCTCGCCGGTGGCTATACAGATGACTTTACGGCAGATGCCCTGATCTATGATGTGAAGTCTGACACGTATGCCAGAACCAAAGCGCTGCCCTATGCTTCGATGGTTGCACTGGTGAAGCTCGGCGACTACGTCTATTGCCTCGGCGGAGAGGACAAAAAGCAGTCTCGCACCGACAAATGCCACCGCATTCCGGTGGAGGCGTTGCGGCAGCCTTAA